Below is a window of Streptomyces qaidamensis DNA.
CTGCGCGCCCGCGGCGGCGTACCGGTGATCGCGGTGACCGCGAGGGGAGACGAGCCCGACCGGGTGCGGGGGCTGCGCAGCGGCGCCGACGACTACGTGGTGAAACCGTTCGGCACCGCGGAGTTGCTGGCCCGTATCGAGGCGGTGCTCCGGCGCAGCGTGAGCCAGCGCGGCCATGAGGACCGGCTCGTCGCCGTCGAGGGCCTGGAGGTGGACCTCGGGCGGCGCACGGTCACCGTGGACGGGCGCAGCGTCGCCCTGACCTTCAAGGAATTCGAGGTTCTCGCCCTGCTGGCCCGCGCGGGCGGTGCCGCCGTACCCCGCGACCGGATCGTGGTGGAGGTGTGGCAGACGACGTACGACGGCATGTCACGCACCCTCGACGTCCATGTGGCCACCCTGCGCGGCAAGCTGGGGCGGGCGGGGGGCTTGGTACAGACCGTGCGAGGGTTCGGGTACCGGCTCTCCGCGGGCCCGGGGGCGGCCCGCGATCCGGGGGGCGGCACCGGTCCGGGAGCCGACGGTGGTGGCGCGGAGGCCGGCGGTCCGGCGGCGGCAGGCGAGTGAGGACGCCGGATGCGCCGCCGACTTCTCTTCATCGTCTTCGTCCTGGTCGCAGGTCTGATCGTCGCGCTCAGCCTGCCCCTGGTGCGGGCCACCGCGGAGCGTACGGTCCAGAGTTCGTTCATCGGGAGGGTCGAGGACGGCGCCTGGTTCGCGGACCTGGCCGCCACCGCCCTGGAGTCGGGGCGGACCGGCCGTCTGGAGGCCGCCGCCGACCGCTACGCGAACCTCTACGACTCACGCGTCGCGGTGGTCGACGCCGACAGCGAGACCGTGATCGCCTCGCGCCCCGTCGACCTGGAGGAGCCGCAGGCGCGGTCGGCGCTGCTGCTCGCCCTCGCCGACCGGCCTCCCGAGCAGCCCGGCGTGTGGTGGCCATGGGACGACCGGCCCTTCGTGCTGGCCGAGCCCGTCCGGCGCGACGGCCGTGTGCTGGGTGCCGTGCTGATCGTCTCACCCAC
It encodes the following:
- a CDS encoding response regulator transcription factor — encoded protein: MRILLVEDDNRVADALTGALRRHGYEVRRAANAADALAAPPADLVLLDLGLPDRDGIEVCRELRARGGVPVIAVTARGDEPDRVRGLRSGADDYVVKPFGTAELLARIEAVLRRSVSQRGHEDRLVAVEGLEVDLGRRTVTVDGRSVALTFKEFEVLALLARAGGAAVPRDRIVVEVWQTTYDGMSRTLDVHVATLRGKLGRAGGLVQTVRGFGYRLSAGPGAARDPGGGTGPGADGGGAEAGGPAAAGE